DNA from Terriglobales bacterium:
CGCCAATTTTTAAGTCAAGACCTGCGTGTAGCAATTTATCTTCTTTGCTTTCAAACAAATACATTCCGTCCACAAGTTCATGCCGAGAAATTGTGCAGCCCTTCGACGAGCTTTTGCCGCGAACCGGACCGCGGCGCACTTTTTGCGAAGGGCGCGCCGCCTTGTGCCCGCAATTGCAGCGGGTTCTTGCCTTTTCCCAATGTGCAAAAAGCGTCGAAAACCGCGTCCATTGCGGAGTTTCGCCTGCCCCTGAAATCCAAAAAAACGGGCTCTTGAGCGCTGCGCCGCAAACGCCGAAGCGCCCCCGGGACGATATGCAGCTGCTTCTGCCGCACCAAACCATTCCTACACGCACGATATGCTCTCGTTAGCTCGAAGTTCTGCAACTTAGGGCCTGCGGAGGTGTCTAAAATTCCCAGAGGCTGAGCGGCCGCTGTCGCCGTTAGCTGGCGTTTAATCGTATAATCCGGCGTTTAATCGTATAATTCAGTCACTCGGACACTTGTAACCTGTAGGAGATTCGGATGTTTGAAGGTTTGTTCCAACCCACCCACCTGCTGGTCATCCTCGTGCTTTGCCTGCTCATCTTTGGCCCCAAGAAGCTTCCCGAACTGGGAAAGGGCCTGGGCGAAGGCATCCGCGGCTTCCGTGAAGGCATGAAGGATCAGGGCAAGGCTACGCCGGAAGCGACGGACGACGTCAGCAAGACCGAATCGAAGTAGTTTTCCGTCT
Protein-coding regions in this window:
- a CDS encoding twin-arginine translocase TatA/TatE family subunit, whose amino-acid sequence is MFEGLFQPTHLLVILVLCLLIFGPKKLPELGKGLGEGIRGFREGMKDQGKATPEATDDVSKTESK